One genomic region from Cucumis melo cultivar AY chromosome 9, USDA_Cmelo_AY_1.0, whole genome shotgun sequence encodes:
- the LOC103504461 gene encoding uncharacterized protein LOC103504461 isoform X1, protein MAGKGEGPAIGIDLGTTLRTKTKTNQTMQMTPMQRQIWTKRTRKKTTNMMNCKGEEVEVTIVDVSTSHQIGIDSLENRKIAHFIADKINNSSAKVRVCLPRNGVSALDAPAKSFYDPEATATLIEELQKAIQLNNDRQVKVYPYHINDPEFAEFGVVSHGWKGFFSRFAAFCRC, encoded by the exons ATGGCCGGTAAAGGAGAAGGTCCGGCGATCGGAATCGATCTTGGAACCAC GTTGAGGACGAAGACGAAGACAAATCAGACGATGCAGATGACTCCGATGCAGAGGCAGATTTGGACAAAAAGGACAAGGAAGAAGACGACAAACATGATGAACTGTAAGGGAGAAGAG GTTGAAGTTACGATTGTTGATGTTTCTACCAGTCATCAGATTGGGATCGACAGTTTGGAGAACAGAAAAATTGCTCATTTTATAGCTGATAAGATCAACAATTCATCAGCGAAGGTTCGTGTTTGCCTGCCACGGAATGGTGTATCTGCTCTGGATGCACCAGCGAAGTCATTTTATGATCCTGAGGCTACTGCTACTCTTATAGAGGAACTACAGAAAGCAATTCAGTTAAATAATGATAGGCAG GTGAAGGTATATCCTTATCATATTAATGATCCTGAGTTCGCTGAGTTCGGGGTGGTTTCGCATGGCTGGAAGGGGTTCTTTAGCAGGTTTGCTGCCTTTTGCCGATGCTAA
- the LOC103501658 gene encoding uncharacterized protein LOC103501658, whose translation MADSSSSYIHMVQHLIEKCLIFHMTKEECMNALSKHADIKPIITSTVWSELEKENKEFFEAYAQSHNNSDRMSEEETSQMIQKMISDSGKGDPKN comes from the exons ATGGcagattcttcttcttcatacaTACATATG GTGCAGCACCTGATAGAGAAGTGTCTGATCTTCCACATGACAAAAGAAGAGTGCATGAATGCCCTCTCTAAACATGCAGATATTAAACCTATCATCACGTCAACGG TATGGAGTGAATTAGAGAAGGAAAACAAAGAATTCTTTGAGGCATATGCACAATCTCATAACAACAGTGACAGAATGTCCGAGGAAGAGACAAGCCAAATGATCCAAAAGATGATATCGGATTCCGGCAAAGGGGACCCTAAAAACTAA
- the LOC103504461 gene encoding toMV susceptible protein tm-1(GCR26)-like isoform X2, with translation MQMTPMQRQIWTKRTRKKTTNMMNCKGEEVEVTIVDVSTSHQIGIDSLENRKIAHFIADKINNSSAKVRVCLPRNGVSALDAPAKSFYDPEATATLIEELQKAIQLNNDRQVKVYPYHINDPEFAEFGVVSHGWKGFFSRFAAFCRC, from the exons ATGCAGATGACTCCGATGCAGAGGCAGATTTGGACAAAAAGGACAAGGAAGAAGACGACAAACATGATGAACTGTAAGGGAGAAGAG GTTGAAGTTACGATTGTTGATGTTTCTACCAGTCATCAGATTGGGATCGACAGTTTGGAGAACAGAAAAATTGCTCATTTTATAGCTGATAAGATCAACAATTCATCAGCGAAGGTTCGTGTTTGCCTGCCACGGAATGGTGTATCTGCTCTGGATGCACCAGCGAAGTCATTTTATGATCCTGAGGCTACTGCTACTCTTATAGAGGAACTACAGAAAGCAATTCAGTTAAATAATGATAGGCAG GTGAAGGTATATCCTTATCATATTAATGATCCTGAGTTCGCTGAGTTCGGGGTGGTTTCGCATGGCTGGAAGGGGTTCTTTAGCAGGTTTGCTGCCTTTTGCCGATGCTAA